A single window of Malus sylvestris chromosome 5, drMalSylv7.2, whole genome shotgun sequence DNA harbors:
- the LOC126624439 gene encoding uncharacterized protein LOC126624439, whose translation MSLIAGSYEKFIWGFKLRPLNPSSDSQSLTLTPLFSYPSHLSSITTVATAGSAAASGGTDDTIHLYDMSSATSLGSLHDHSATVTSLSFFTPPHLSFPLNLISADADGSLCIYEADPFVLLKSLKPHRKAINDVSLHPSGKLALTVGKDECLAMINLVRGKRSFYCRVGKEASLVSYDFSGEKFYMAMEEKVMVHEAEDAKLLCEFENSKRVLCVEPGENGVLFTGGEDRSITAWDTNSGKVAYRIEDAHSTRVKGIVTLTSKAGAVANEDPYLVASASSDGVIRVWDVRMAVNEKTNPLAEANTKSRLTCLAGSSLKSFKRPQVGKNVQEEKHDAET comes from the exons ATGAGCCTAATCGCGGGTTCCTACGAGAAGTTCATATGGGGCTTCAAGCTCAGACCCCTAAACCCTAGCTCCGATTCCCaatccctaaccctaaccccTCTCTTCTCCTACCCCTCCCACCTCTCCTCAATCACCACCGTCGCCACCGCCGGCTCAGCCGCTGCCTCCGGCGGCACCGATGACACCATTCACCTCTACGACATGTCCTCCGCCACCTCCCTCGGTTCCCTCCACGACCACTCCGCCACCGtcacctccctctccttcttcacCCCTCCCCACCTCTCCTTCCCCCTCAACCTCATCTCCGCCGACGCCGACGGGTCCCTCTGCATCTACGAGGCCGACCCTTTCGTCCTCCTCAAGAGCCTCAAGCCGCACCGGAAGGCCATCAACGACGTGTCGTTGCACCCGTCCGGGAAGCTGGCGCTGACGGTGGGGAAAGACGAGTGCTTGGCGATGATTAATTTGGTGAGGGGGAAGAGGAGTTTCTATTGCAGAGTGGGGAAAGAGGCAAGCTTGGTGAGCTATGATTTCTCTGGAGAGAAGTTCTATATGGCTATGGAGGAGAAGGTGATGGTTCATGAGGCTGAAGATGCTAAGTTGCTTTGCGAATTCGAGAATTCGAAGCGAGTTCTTTGTGTTGAGCCCGGGGAG AATGGAGTTTTATTTACTGGTGGTGAAGATCGGAGTATTACAGCGTGGGACACAAACAGTGGGAAGGTTGCATATCGCATTGAGGATGCACATTCTACCCGTGTGAAGGGAATTGTTACGCTTACAAGCAAAGCAGGTGCTGTAGCCAATGAGGATCCCTATCTTGTGGCATCTGCCTCGTCAGATGGGGTTATACGTGTTTGGGATGTTCGCATGGCTGTTAATGAGAAGACAAATCCATTGGCCGAGGCTAATACAAAATCAAGGCTTACTTGTCTGGCTGGATCATCTCTTAAAT CTTTCAAACGGCCACAGGTTGGAAAAAACGTTCAAGAAGAGAAGCATGATGCAGAAACATAA
- the LOC126623610 gene encoding uncharacterized protein LOC126623610, which translates to MGQEEEEQQQEGEEAPPPSSDATSQEPSTQTSPPPPPFDPSRMIGIIKRKALIKELAAAYHAECLAYCQEILELQRKSDEPFIDLKPPEDLKKEIMRPPKRLKKPARH; encoded by the exons ATGggtcaagaagaagaagaacagcagcaagaaggagaagaagctcCTCCACCTTCTTCCGACGCGACCTCTCAGGAACCCTCCACCCAAACCAGCCCTCCTCCTCCCCCTTTCGATCCCAGTCGAA TGATTGGCATCATTAAAAGAAAGGCCTTGATAAAAGAGTTAGCTGCTGCATACCATGCGGAGTGCCTTGCATACTGTCAAGAAATTTTGGAACTTCAAAGGAAATCAGATGAG CCATTTATTGACCTGAAACCCCCAGAGGATCTGAAGAAGGAGATAATGCGGCCCCCCAAGCGTCTAAAGAAACCAGCTAGACACTGA
- the LOC126623609 gene encoding endoplasmic reticulum oxidoreductin-1-like — translation MVGAKGKPRRWLWVVGALIAVFVAVALTSRSAPKISFFGRSNKACNCSQETHKYSGIVEDCCCDYETVDHLNKEVLHPSLQELVKTPFFRYFKVKLWCDCPFWPDDGMCRLRDCSVCECPDSEFPESFKKPYHGLPVDDLICQEGKPEAAVDRTLDNKAFRGWTEIDNPWTNDDETDNAEMTYVNLQLNPERYTGYTGPSARRIWDAVYAENCPKYPSEELCTEERILYKLISGLHSSISVHIASDYLLDETTQTWGQNLSLLYDRVLRYPDRVRNLYFTYLFVLRAVTKAADYLEHAEYDTGNPTEDLKTQSLVRQLLYNPNLQAACPVPFDEAKLWKGQRGPELKQKIQKEFRNISALMDCVGCEKCRLWGKLQVLGLGTALKILFSVDGQQNTVQILHLQRNEVIALMNLLNRLSESVKFVNEMASSTEMLAEGQISSPTAPNCPLQRMWASMFTTPAPSCPLQRMWASLKPR, via the exons ATGGTCGGGGCAAAGGGAAAACCGAGGCGATGGCTTTGGGTCGTCGGTGCGTTGATCGCGGTCTTCGTTGCCGTTGCATTGACTTCCAGAAGTGCTCCGAAGATATCGTTCTTCGGCCGCTCTAACAAGGCTTGTAATTGTTCTCAG GAAACGCACAAGTATAGTGGGATAGTGGAGGATTGTTGTTGTGATTACGAAACCGTAGACCATCTTAACAAGGAAGTTCTGCATCCATCACTCCAAGAGCTCGTCAAAACTCCGTTCTTTCGATATTTCAAG GTTAAGTTATGGTGTGACTGCCCTTTCTGGCCTGATGATGGTATGTGCCGTCTGCGGGACTGCAGTGTATGTGAATGCCCAGATAGTGAGTTCCCCGAGTCGTTCAAGAAGCCCTATCATGGCCTTCCTGTGGATGATCTTATTTGCCAAGAGGGAAAGCCTGAAGCAGCTGTTGACCGTACACTAGATAATAAAGCTTTCAGAGGATGGACAGAAATAGATAATCCCTGGACAAATGACGATGAGACAGACAATG CTGAGATGACATATGTAAATCTTCAACTGAATCCTGAACGATATACCGGCTACACTGGTCCATCTGCTAGAAGGATATGGGATGCTGTCTACGCAGAGAACTGTCCTAAAT ATCCATCTGAAGAGTTATGCACTGAAGAAAGAATTCTGTACAAGTTGATATCTGGCCTTCATTCCTCCATTTCAGTCCACATAGCTTCTGATTATCTCCTTGATGAAACTACACAGACG TGGGGTCAAAATCTCTCATTGTTGTATGATCGGGTGTTAAGATACCCAGACCGTGTCAGAAACTTGTACTTCACGTATCTCTTCGTTCTCCGAGCAGTGACAAAG GCTGCAGATTACTTGGAACATGCAGAATATGACACTGGAAATCCTACTGAGGACCTGAAGACACAATCCTTGGTGAGACAGCTACTCTATAATCCCAATCTACAAGCTGCATGCCCTGTCCCATTTGACGAAGCTAAGCTGTGGAAAGGCCAACGTGGACCTGAACTAAAGCAGAAAATACAAAAAGAGTTCAGAAACATTAG TGCATTGATGGATTGTGTTGGATGTGAAAAATGTCGACTTTGGGGGAAGCTTCAGGTCCTTGGTTTAGGCACCGCACTTAAAATCCTCTTCTCTGTTGACGGTCAACAAAATACTGTTCAGATT CTGCACTTGCAAAGAAATGAAGTGATTGCCCTGATGAACCTACTCAATCGGCTCTCAGAATCTGTCAAGTTTGTTAATGAAATGGCATCGTCAACTGAAATGCTCGCAGAAGGGCAGATTTCTTCACCCACTGCCCCAAATTGCCCCTTGCAAAGGATGTGGGCGTCAATGTTTACTACACCAGCCCCAAGTTGCCCATTGCAAAGGATGTGGGCATCGTTAAAACCTAG GTAA
- the LOC126624446 gene encoding glutaredoxin-C9-like has translation MQVAKKPSGISMDPTNMAAESAAGKMLAETMSPPIAYEMVRQLGACNTVVVFSMSGCCMCTVAKRLLFGLGVGPTIIELDEHVAGPDIQAVLYELAVDGQQPIPAVFVGGKFLGGVETLMAWHINGTLVPLLKDSGALWL, from the coding sequence ATGCAGGTTGCCAAGAAACCATCAGGGATTTCAATGGACCCAACCAACATGGCTGCTGAGTCGGCAGCCGGGAAGATGCTAGCCGAGACCATGAGCCCGCCCATCGCTTACGAGATGGTGAGGCAGCTAGGGGCATGCAACACGGTGGTGGTGTTCAGCATGAGCGGCTGCTGCATGTGCACCGTGGCCAAGCGCCTCCTCTTTGGCCTCGGCGTCGGCCCTACCATCATCGAGCTGGACGAGCATGTCGCCGGACCGGACATCCAGGCCGTCCTCTACGAGCTTGCAGTGGACGGGCAGCAGCCCATCCCGGCCGTGTTTGTCGGTGGGAAGTTCTTGGGAGGCGTGGAAACTCTAATGGCGTGGCACATCAACGGAACCCTAGTCCCCCTCCTCAAGGACTCCGGCGCTCTCTGGCTCTGA